CTCCATGTTATTGTGCCCGTGAAAGCCAAGTGGGATATCAACCTTGCTTCTTACCAGTGCGATCGTGTCCCGAACATCCTGCGGATACACCCCGCCAAAGGAATCAACCATATAAAAGATATCGGCGGCTCCGGCAGCAAGGGGAAGTTTGTCCAAAAACGCTTTCTGCGAGGCCCAGGTTGACATGTACATGACGTTGAATCCTACTTCAAAGCCAAGTTTTTTTACTTCTTTGGCAAGCCCAACGGCGCGCTCAAGGCTTTTAGGATCAATGGCAATCCGAACCATATCCACAAGTCCGGCAATCGGCTTAAGCAGCGGTTCCGCATCTTCAGCCCTGACATCCTTCTCATTCAGGATGATGACCAGCTTTTTATTGCTGAGGGATTTAATTTGCTGCAGTACAGGTACCGGACAGTAGAAATACTCCCCAAGATAGCCTTTCATGGGATTGGAGCGGTAGCCAACTTCCAGGTACTCAACCGGAAGATGGTTAAAAGCTTCGAAATAGGTTTTGACGGTTTCTTTGCTAAAGTCCCAGTTGGTATAATAGCCACCGTCGCGGAGGGTGCAATCTAAAAGTTTCATATTTTATTAATGAATAATGTATTTAACTTTTTAATAATTATCTAGCTCTGAATACGCATTAATTATTGATGTGATATTGTCAGACAAGTTCAGTTTTGAATCGTAGTTATTCCAAAAATAGTTACAGTGTATACTCACTATTTTGCAAGGTATATATTCAATATTCAATAGTATAGCAAAAGCCAAACGATGATGGCCAGGACCTACGAATTTATTAAACTCTCCATACCTATCAATATAAATTGCCATTTCATCTTCTTCATTTCCATCTATTAATTCAGACTGCGCTTTAAAACCATTTTTCTGTATTGTATAGTAAGTGGCTATCATATTTTCAAAGTAATTATTTATTTCTTCAACAGAACTACACCCTCTTAATACACTATGTTTAATACCCTCATTTAATGCATTAAGCATTGTCTTATACTGTTTAGTATTAGAATAATGTTTACCATCTAGAATGATTTCAACTATAGAAGAGGTATTTTCGTTTTTACGGATAAACTCATTAATCTTAATTTTTTCTTCTATATCCCAATCGCCACACTGAATAATTTTTCTTTTACCAACATATGGCCGACCACCATACTTTATAGAACTTGTTTTTATCCAAATAGTTTGGTCGTATAAATAATTACTACCTAAATTAGCTGGAAGAATATCAAGCTGTAGTTGCATTGGTAGCAAACTAAATAATCGCCAATGATTTATCTTTTTATGGAAATAGAAATAAGCAAGGTGTAACCTTTTAGTTATATTCATAAATAGATAACTATATTTAGTTGAAACATTACTTTTGCCATAAAATCTATTTTATTTCTAAGTATCTACATCAAGCTAAAAGCTAAACTTCCTGCAATTCAACCATTCGCTTAAAAGATTCTGATTCGCCTATCAATTCTTTATATGTGCCAATACGTTCAATACGTCCTTTATTCAAAACAACCACGCGATCTGCATTTTTAATTGTTGACAAACGATGCGCAATCATGATGATAGTATATTGACCTTTTAGCTGATCGATATTATCCTGAATCTCTTTTTCAGTTTCGGAATCAAGGGCGGAGGTCGCTTCATCAAGGAAAAGGAAATCTACATCTTTAAACAGCTCTCGGGCAATGGAAATCCGTTGTTTTTGCCCGCCGCTTAGGTTGATACCATTGTTTCCCAGCTGTGTTTCTTCTTTATCAGGCTGTTCTTCCATCACAAAATTACGGATACTTGCCTTACGCAATGAGTCTTCAAAGCGGAGAATATTTTCTGCAGTCTTAGGTGCCCAAAAGGTAACATTATTGTAGATCGTATCATTAAATATAACAGGATCCTGCGTGATATAGCCAATGCGCTTTTGGAAAGTGGCTATATTTAATTGTTTTGCATCGACTCCATCTATAGTCACACTACCAGAAGTAGGCTTAAGAAGACCGGAAATTATGTTCATCAATGTTGTCTTCCCTGAGCCGCTTTCACCGACAAACGCAATAGATCGATTTTTGTGCAATTCAAGATTAATATCTAGTAGGATTGGTATGTCACCATAATAAAAAGAGACTTGTTCAAGTCTTATAGATTTAGAAAACTGCTGTAAAGTTAGTTTCCCAGTTCTTTCTTTTCCTTTCTTTAATTCCTCGATGAATGCTTCGATATTTTCAAGAGAGCCAATATTACTTAAGAATTTATTCCAATGTGTCTGTACTTGCATTACAGCTGTTAGAGCACGATAGAAAAACAGTATGCTCAAGATAATTAATCCTAATGTTCCACCAAGGAAATTAATTTGTACTAAAATTACAACAAGAACAACACCTATTAGCAATGGCTCTCTGATGCCACTCATTATCGCGCCGAGAACACCTATTTTTCGTTGTGAATCTTCAATTTCATAGGTTTTTTCAATAAGTTTATTAGCGTAGCTCCTGATTAAACCTGTAGCCTTTAGATATTTAAACTGTGCCACCTGCTGAATAAGCAACCCTTGAAATCCATGATTGCTTTTTGTGAGAACTCTGGATAACCCTTTGGTTTTTTTATACAAATTGTTAAAGGCAAAATTCGTCAGTATACCACCTATGGCAACAAGCAGTGCAAACTGAGGGTTCGCCATAAATGCCAATACAGTATAGACTATTATCAGGACACTGTGCTGCATGAGTTTCATATACTCTTTAAAAGCCTGTGTTACCTTTTGAACTTCCCCACTCATTGTGTTTTGAATACGACCTGCATCTGCATTCACAAAATTATAGTAATCATAGTTTGAGAGTAATTTGATATTACTTTCCCGGATATTACGGATAAAGAACTGCTTATAAACTACGCTTTTGTACTGCTCCAAAAACTTAAACGCTCCTTTCAGAGTAAAGAAAATCAACATCACCATTAAAACAACAGAAAGATTCAGACTAAGCCCCAGGGCCTGAAGGCCGTTCACCAGAAACGCCAAATTCCCCATCTGTTCACCCGTAACTTCAGTATCCCCGGCCACCATTTCTAGCAGCGGCAAGAACATCGCAAGTCCAAGGCCGTCCATCACGCCTACCATAATACTAAGGGCAAGTACTACAAATACCCGGTACCGCAGATGCCGGTAGAAGAAGGCAAAGTTGGAGAAGTATTTATGGACGATATCGCGGAGGATTGATTTCAAAAAAGGCTGAGGTTTGAGGTTTGAGGTTAATACAGTGAGGCAGTATGTCAAGGGCTCTGGGACTTCATCACGAGATCCTTCGGCTACGCTCAGGATGACAACGGCACTTGTACAACACCCGGCGCGGCAAGCCGCGCCGTTTGAACAGCCGCGACCCTGTCATCCTGAGCGCAGCGCAGCGGAGTCGAAGGATCTCGTGGTAATGGGCTGCATAAACCCAATTACAACAGTACATGCTGTCTCATGCATTGCTTACATAATCCTTCATTACCTGAACAAAGCGTTCAAAGGGGGATAAGTCGGATAGGAATGCTGCGAGGCGGTTGATGTCTATGCGCACGTATTCATGGATCAGAATATTGCGAAGCCCTATCATGCCGCGTATGTCATCGGCAAGATCAGGCGTGATGTACCTGAACTTTTCGAGGGCATCAATACAGTCCCGATAGCTGTTTTGGGTGCCTAAGTTGTGTTTAGAAACAAGGTGACACGAGATATCTATGACAATCTGAACCGATTCAAACAGTCCATACCGCAACGCCCACTGCTGCTGAAGGTCTTTTTGAAAGCTATCTGATGAAAGTACCGCAGCTTTCATCGCTTTGAGCTGCGCGATATTGGTTTCAAGCTGTTGTAAGCGTGCTTCAAGCATTGCTTAATCCTGATTGACCAGATCAAACTGTGCAAACTGATGGTTCTTGAGGCGTTTGGTAAATGCCTCACTCATCAGCCTTCTGAGGTAACGGGTATCCTCAAAAGCACGAAGCGAGCGGACGCAGTACCCGGCAAAACATTCGGTCACTTCATCTACAGGACGGATACGCATATTAGGAATCATGATATGGCGCCCCACGATTTCCTGGGAGAGCAGCGGGTTGGTTTTATAGAGATCGTTCAGGATGACAACATCAACCCTGCACCCGCACAGATGTTCGAGTTCCGATATAAAATATCCCTGCCGCAGGAGCTCAGGGATTTCGGTCATGAAAACGGCAACATCAATATCACGGTACCGCTCGTAGCCTTCCTGCGCAAAGGACCCAAAGAAAACAACAAACAAGACATCATCCTGCCGCAGCAAAAAATCGGTGATGATGGTTTTTCTTTGAGATTTGGTCATTTTTCAGTATGTCAGTGTTGCAGTATGTCAGTGTGTCAAGGGGCACCGGGGCTTCATCATCAGATCCTTCGGCTTCGCTCAGGATGACAACGGCACCTTCTGCGAAACCCGGCGCGGCTGGCCGCGCTGTTTTACCTTGAGGCGACCCTGTCATCCTGAGCGCAGCGCAGCGGAGTCGAAGGATCTCGTTGTAATGGGCTCCATACCCTCATCACCAGATCCTTCGGCTACGCCTTCACTTCGTTTCGGCTTCGCTCAGGATTACAATGGCACTTGTACAACACCCGGCGCGGCAAGCCGCGCCGTTTGAACAGCGGCGACCCTGTCATCCTGTGCGCAGCGCAGCGGAGTCGAAGGATCTCGTGGTAATGGGCTCCATACCCTCATCACCAGATCCTTCGACTACACCTTCACTTCGTTCAGGCTTCGCTCAGGATGACAACGGCATTTCTGTGAAACCCGGCGCGGCAGGCCGCGCCGTTTGAACAGCGGCGACCCTGTCATCCTGAGCGCAGCGCAGCGGAGTCGAAGGATCTCGTTGTATAAGGGCACCCAGCCCTCATCACCAGATCCTTCGGCTACGCCTTCACTTCGTTTCGGCTTCGCTCAGGATGACAAAGACATTTCTGCAAAGCCCGGCGCGGCAAGCCGCGCCGTTTGAACAGCGGCGACCCTGTCATCCTGAGCGCAGCGCAGCGGAGTCGAAGGATCTCGTTGTAAAGGGCACCCAGCCCTCATCATCAGATCCTTCGACTACGCCTTCACTTCGTTTCGGCTACGCTCAGGATGACAACGGCACTTGTGCAACACCCGGCGCGGCAGGCCGCGCCGTTTGAACCCGCGGCGAACCTGTCATCCTGAGCGCAGCGCAGCGGAATCGAAGGATCTCGTTGTAAAGGGCACCGAGCCCTCATCACCAGATCCTTCGGCTACGTCTTTACTTCGTTTCGGCTACGCTCAGGATGACAACGGCACTTGTACAACACCCGGCGCGGCAAGCCGCGCCGTTTGAACCCGCGGCGACCCTGTCATCCTGAGCGCAGCGCAGCGGAGTCGAAGGATCTCGTTGTAAAGGGCACCGAGCCCTCATCATCAGATCCTTCGGCTACGTCTTTACTTCGTTTCGGCTACGCTCAGGATGACAACGGCACTTGTACAACACCCGGCGCGGCAAGCCGCGCCGTTTGAACCCGCGGCGAACCTGTCATCCTGAGCGCAGCGCAGCGGAGTCGAAGGATCTCGTGGTAATGGGCTCCATACCCTCATCACCAGATCCTTCGACTACGCCTTCGCTACGCTTCGGCTTCGCTCAGGATGACAAGGGCACTTCCGCAAAACCCGGCGCGGCCAGCCGCGCCGTTTGAACCCGCGGCGAACCTGTCATCCTGAGCGGAGCGCAGCGGAGTCGAAGGATCTAATCAGTATGTCAGTGCTACAGTATGTCAGTGTGCCAAGGGTATGCGCTTCATACACAGCTTATTCCCTTTGCGTTCTTCGCGTTATCCTTCGCGTCCTTTGCGTTAAAATTCGGGAGATAGAATCAGCTAAGGAGTTTAAACGCGAAAGGCTCGAAGAAAGCACGAAGGTTTTATGGGCAGCTTTCACTCTGTGTTATT
This genomic stretch from Cyclonatronum proteinivorum harbors:
- the hepT gene encoding type VII toxin-antitoxin system HepT family RNase toxin, which codes for MLEARLQQLETNIAQLKAMKAAVLSSDSFQKDLQQQWALRYGLFESVQIVIDISCHLVSKHNLGTQNSYRDCIDALEKFRYITPDLADDIRGMIGLRNILIHEYVRIDINRLAAFLSDLSPFERFVQVMKDYVSNA
- a CDS encoding ABC transporter ATP-binding protein — protein: MKSILRDIVHKYFSNFAFFYRHLRYRVFVVLALSIMVGVMDGLGLAMFLPLLEMVAGDTEVTGEQMGNLAFLVNGLQALGLSLNLSVVLMVMLIFFTLKGAFKFLEQYKSVVYKQFFIRNIRESNIKLLSNYDYYNFVNADAGRIQNTMSGEVQKVTQAFKEYMKLMQHSVLIIVYTVLAFMANPQFALLVAIGGILTNFAFNNLYKKTKGLSRVLTKSNHGFQGLLIQQVAQFKYLKATGLIRSYANKLIEKTYEIEDSQRKIGVLGAIMSGIREPLLIGVVLVVILVQINFLGGTLGLIILSILFFYRALTAVMQVQTHWNKFLSNIGSLENIEAFIEELKKGKERTGKLTLQQFSKSIRLEQVSFYYGDIPILLDINLELHKNRSIAFVGESGSGKTTLMNIISGLLKPTSGSVTIDGVDAKQLNIATFQKRIGYITQDPVIFNDTIYNNVTFWAPKTAENILRFEDSLRKASIRNFVMEEQPDKEETQLGNNGINLSGGQKQRISIARELFKDVDFLFLDEATSALDSETEKEIQDNIDQLKGQYTIIMIAHRLSTIKNADRVVVLNKGRIERIGTYKELIGESESFKRMVELQEV
- a CDS encoding nucleotidyltransferase domain-containing protein; this translates as MTKSQRKTIITDFLLRQDDVLFVVFFGSFAQEGYERYRDIDVAVFMTEIPELLRQGYFISELEHLCGCRVDVVILNDLYKTNPLLSQEIVGRHIMIPNMRIRPVDEVTECFAGYCVRSLRAFEDTRYLRRLMSEAFTKRLKNHQFAQFDLVNQD
- a CDS encoding ParB N-terminal domain-containing protein, which produces MNITKRLHLAYFYFHKKINHWRLFSLLPMQLQLDILPANLGSNYLYDQTIWIKTSSIKYGGRPYVGKRKIIQCGDWDIEEKIKINEFIRKNENTSSIVEIILDGKHYSNTKQYKTMLNALNEGIKHSVLRGCSSVEEINNYFENMIATYYTIQKNGFKAQSELIDGNEEDEMAIYIDRYGEFNKFVGPGHHRLAFAILLNIEYIPCKIVSIHCNYFWNNYDSKLNLSDNITSIINAYSELDNY